A window of the Phycicoccus sp. M110.8 genome harbors these coding sequences:
- a CDS encoding LLM class flavin-dependent oxidoreductase, whose translation MDTTTTPFRFGLVGMPRSGPAWTELARRVEDLGFDSLLVPDNLAATSAVVACTAAASVTTALVVGPYVLAAPLRTPGLVAADAAALHALSGGRVELGLGAGRPDAEREAAELDLPFGSPGARVRRLERTIECVRERTPDVRVTVAAAGPRMLALAGRTADVVALGATPFADEAALAAMATTVLRSAGDRARDLVLNVNLVAVGDRVPPWLEQRMGLTMTALREAGAATYLSGGTDEMVDTLERRRATTGVSYVCAGTDHADVLAPVVERLRGR comes from the coding sequence ATGGACACCACCACGACACCGTTCCGGTTCGGCCTCGTCGGCATGCCACGGTCGGGGCCGGCCTGGACGGAGCTGGCCCGCCGCGTCGAGGACCTGGGGTTCGACAGCCTCCTGGTGCCCGACAACCTGGCCGCCACGAGCGCGGTGGTCGCCTGCACCGCCGCGGCGTCCGTGACCACGGCGCTCGTCGTCGGGCCCTACGTGCTCGCCGCCCCACTGCGCACCCCCGGCCTCGTCGCCGCCGACGCCGCCGCCCTCCACGCCCTGTCGGGCGGGCGCGTCGAGCTCGGCCTCGGCGCGGGCCGACCCGACGCCGAGCGGGAGGCTGCGGAGCTGGACCTGCCCTTCGGCTCCCCCGGGGCGCGGGTGCGCCGCCTCGAGCGCACCATCGAGTGCGTACGCGAGCGCACCCCCGACGTCCGGGTCACCGTGGCTGCTGCCGGGCCCCGGATGCTCGCCCTGGCAGGGAGGACCGCGGACGTCGTCGCACTCGGCGCCACGCCGTTCGCGGACGAGGCCGCCCTCGCCGCGATGGCCACGACGGTCCTCCGGTCAGCGGGCGACCGTGCCCGGGACCTGGTGCTCAACGTCAACCTCGTCGCCGTCGGCGACCGGGTGCCGCCGTGGCTCGAGCAGCGCATGGGCCTGACCATGACGGCACTGCGCGAGGCGGGGGCGGCCACGTACCTCAGCGGCGGCACCGACGAGATGGTCGACACGCTCGAGCGCCGGCGCGCGACGACCGGGGTGTCCTACGTGTGCGCGGGGACCGACCACGCGGACGTGCTGGCCCCCGTCGTGGAGCGTCTGCGCGGTCGCTGA
- the map gene encoding type I methionyl aminopeptidase: protein MIEILTPSEVARARETGALVADILQDLKARATVGTNLLEIDQWARERIDAAGALSCYVDYEPSFGRGPFGHHICTSVNDAVLHGLPHDRTLADGDLLSLDLAISLGGVVADSAISFVVGDRRPDGALDLIAATEQALSAAIAEVRPCARVGDLSHAIGEVLTGAGYRVNTQFGGHGVGSTMHQDPHVANSGRAGRGYTLRPGLLLALEPWVMADTDRLVTDDDGWTLRSATGCLTAHSEHTVAVTDDGAEVLTLPR, encoded by the coding sequence GTGATCGAGATCCTGACCCCCTCCGAGGTGGCCCGTGCCCGGGAGACCGGCGCGCTCGTGGCCGACATCCTGCAGGACCTGAAGGCCCGCGCCACGGTCGGGACGAACCTGCTCGAGATCGACCAGTGGGCACGCGAGCGCATCGACGCCGCCGGGGCGCTGTCCTGCTACGTCGACTACGAGCCGTCGTTCGGGCGGGGCCCGTTCGGCCACCACATCTGCACCTCGGTCAACGACGCCGTCCTGCACGGGCTGCCGCACGACCGCACCCTCGCCGACGGTGACCTGCTCAGCCTCGACCTGGCGATCTCGCTCGGCGGCGTCGTCGCCGACTCCGCGATCAGCTTCGTCGTCGGCGACCGGCGTCCGGACGGGGCGCTGGACCTCATTGCCGCGACCGAGCAGGCGCTGTCGGCCGCCATCGCGGAGGTGCGGCCGTGCGCCAGGGTCGGCGACCTCTCCCACGCCATCGGTGAGGTGCTCACCGGGGCGGGGTACCGCGTCAACACCCAGTTCGGCGGGCACGGCGTGGGGTCGACCATGCACCAGGACCCGCACGTGGCCAACTCGGGCCGGGCAGGCCGCGGCTACACCCTGCGCCCGGGCCTGCTGCTGGCGCTGGAGCCGTGGGTCATGGCAGACACCGACCGGCTGGTGACCGACGACGACGGGTGGACCCTGCGCAGCGCCACCGGGTGCCTGACCGCGCACAGCGAGCACACTGTGGCCGTCACCGACGACGGCGCCGAGGTCCTGACGCTCCCCCGCTGA
- a CDS encoding LysE family transporter, which translates to MSWSVWFALVGAAVLISLTPGAGAINTMTNSIGVGWTRSIWGILGQQLALLVHIAVVAAGVGVLVAESHMLFEVIRYAGAAYLVYLGVRQLLARPEAVDAEAPVVRMTAWQMFRQGVLVNLTNPKAVVFFLAFTPQFIRPSRPVLPQYGVLAATVVVVDVLVMWFVFAVAARGLRRMTRTPSGQRRLNRIFGGLFVGVGVLLASVH; encoded by the coding sequence GTGTCGTGGTCGGTGTGGTTCGCCCTCGTGGGGGCGGCGGTGCTCATCTCGCTGACCCCCGGAGCCGGCGCGATCAACACCATGACCAACTCGATCGGCGTGGGCTGGACCCGGTCGATCTGGGGCATCCTCGGCCAGCAGCTGGCGCTGCTCGTGCACATCGCGGTCGTGGCCGCCGGGGTGGGCGTGCTGGTCGCCGAGTCGCACATGCTCTTCGAGGTGATCCGGTATGCCGGTGCCGCCTACCTCGTGTACCTCGGCGTCCGCCAGTTGCTCGCGCGGCCCGAGGCGGTCGACGCCGAGGCGCCCGTGGTGCGGATGACGGCGTGGCAGATGTTCCGGCAGGGGGTGCTGGTCAACCTCACCAACCCCAAGGCCGTCGTGTTCTTCCTGGCCTTCACGCCGCAGTTCATCCGGCCGTCGCGGCCCGTGCTGCCGCAGTACGGCGTGCTGGCCGCCACCGTGGTGGTCGTCGACGTGCTCGTGATGTGGTTCGTCTTCGCCGTGGCCGCCCGCGGGCTGCGCCGGATGACCCGCACGCCGTCGGGGCAGCGCCGTCTCAACCGCATCTTCGGCGGCCTGTTCGTGGGCGTCGGCGTGCTGCTCGCCTCGGTCCACTGA
- a CDS encoding YdeI/OmpD-associated family protein, with protein sequence MGEPPELLVADAAAWRRWLDEHHDTTPGGVWLVLCRPGAAAPTRLAYAEALDEALCQGWIDGGLRKRDDATHRVRFTPRRSRGPWSRRNVQNAERLLAEGRMRPAGLAEVERARADGRWERAYGGDVPATVPDDLRTALRASPRAQATWDVLTPTNRHAIVFHVGEARRPGTRARRIRQFVEMLARGETPMPQGKRPRRP encoded by the coding sequence ATGGGCGAGCCGCCGGAGCTGCTGGTCGCGGACGCCGCGGCCTGGCGCCGGTGGCTGGACGAGCACCACGACACGACACCCGGCGGCGTGTGGCTCGTGCTGTGCCGGCCGGGGGCCGCCGCACCGACGCGGCTGGCCTACGCGGAGGCACTCGACGAGGCGCTCTGCCAGGGCTGGATCGACGGCGGGCTGAGGAAGCGGGACGACGCGACACACCGGGTGCGGTTCACGCCCCGCCGGAGCCGCGGGCCGTGGTCGAGGCGCAACGTGCAGAACGCCGAGCGGCTGCTCGCCGAGGGCCGGATGCGGCCCGCCGGCCTGGCCGAGGTGGAGCGGGCGAGGGCCGACGGCCGGTGGGAGCGCGCCTACGGGGGCGACGTGCCCGCCACCGTGCCGGACGACCTGCGTACCGCGCTGCGGGCGTCACCCCGGGCGCAGGCGACCTGGGACGTGCTCACCCCCACGAACCGGCACGCGATCGTGTTCCACGTCGGCGAGGCCCGGCGGCCCGGGACCCGGGCCCGCAGGATCCGTCAGTTCGTGGAGATGCTGGCGCGCGGTGAGACGCCGATGCCGCAGGGGAAGCGGCCGCGCCGGCCGTGA